The Rhodamnia argentea isolate NSW1041297 chromosome 10, ASM2092103v1, whole genome shotgun sequence sequence TTCCCTCAACTCTTTCATCTTCTccgcaaagaaaaaaaaaatgctgagaGCAGTGAGCATCCAACCTGCTGATTCTTCCTCCATTGTTCGCCTCAGCATCGGTTAGgatcatcgccttctcttcttctctctctctcgccataAATAATCGCATGTTTTCACGCACTTTGGACtcgattggttttttttttttttttccgtctctGCTTCTGTCAAGTACCGCGTCCTTCTCGGGATCCGCTACGAAGTTTCGGGTGTTCTTGGATTGCAATCTTAGGCGTTCTGATTATGTATGTGGAGAGAATGCTCTAACGGAGTCGTGTCCTTCCGACTGTTTTACTGGGATCACGGAGCGATCGGATTGGCGACGAGTCTCGTAGTTGGAGTTGCTTATGGGCTAAGTTTGTGTGGAAAAGAGCGGCTTGAGCTGCTGAAAGAAAGTTGGGCTGAGATCTGTTGGTGGGGCTTTGAAGCTCGTGTGGCTGTGGGGATCGGTAGTCACGAGCGGATAGTTTTCTGACTGCTGCTGCCGCTGCTGCTACTAGTTGTTTTTAGCTAACGGATCTCATGGCTGTTGCGTTTTCGGATGATGAATACTTGCATGATAGCTTTcaatttggaaataattttgTACCGTCACGCAGGTGGTAAAAAATTCTCCACAACTGTGGGCACACTGACTCAGCGGGAGCCTGATTCGATGCTAGCAGCTATGTTCAGTGGGCGCCATGTGATGTGTCAAGATCCTGACAAGGTATCGATATCTCCATTTCTGTGGTTTTGCCTTCGCGGACCGTCAAATTGTGATGTGTGTACTGGGTATCTCTTGCTCCGCGTCTACCAGTTAATTAATCATGGGCTCAGTTGGCTCTGTATGCTATGATGGAAGTTTTTATCTGATACCTATGCACGCTTGAACTTGTCCATGATACGTTGATGATGAGTTGCTTGATTGTGTGCATGCATGAGTGTGTATGAACCTGTGCATTACACACAGGTTTGTCCAAATATACTTATTAAAGTTTGCCAACGTAAGACTTTGATTGCATATTCTAGCCTCATACCATGCATAATGGTGAACCTGCATGGGGTTGTCAGTCAAAGTATTGATCGTAAGAACTATGGGTTTGTTTTTACGTACGATGTTCTGTCGCTATCAACCTGGATATCTTGGCCTTTTGTGTTCCCTACTGGACTGGTGTTCTCATTTTGGATAAGTTTACGGGGGTGGCCTTGTAATTCCTAGTCTGGCATTGGAAGTTTACTAGTGGCATGGCGTATTGGAAACACAAAGCTGCGCACGACAGCAATTGGATTCTTAAATTCTTAAATTGTTCAGCAGAATTGAACACTATTAATTGCGCAGCCGCGACAAAACATGTCTTTCTTGAGAAAGATCCTACTTTCAATTAAAATACGGGATGCTTGTGGATGGAATGAAAATGCTGTGTCCAAGTTGGAATCTTGTCTTTTTCAATCTCACTAAACTGCAGTCGTCCACTCTTTGTGCTGGAAGTGGAGTGCATTGAGATTGTTACTCTTTTAGTGATGTCTACAAGTATGTGAATGGGACTGGCTAATGCAGACAAACTTTTGCCAGGGAGATGTCTTTGTTGATCGAGATGGGAAACACTTCAGACATATTCTAAACTGGTTAAGGGATGGTGTCATTCCCACTTTATCAGACTCTGACTACTCGGAGCTTCTGCGTGAGGCAGAATATTATCAACTACTGGTTAGTATTCCTTACATAGGCGCTTTCATATATCGGTGCACCTAAGTTTTCCTGGGATTTTGTTATTCAAGTTTATGGTACTTCATAGTTGGTCTATTGTCAATCTGCAGAAAAGGGTTGCTTAGTCTGATTTGGCTCTAACGAAAGTGAATACATATGATTAATACTTTGATGTAGTGTCATCATCTTTCAATCCGTAAATTTAGCacatcaaatattttcatattgtgTGCAAGATAAACTTTGGAGCATAAGTTTACTTCTTTCAATCTATCACCCTGATGTGCCTGAGAATCTTCCATTCTAGCTGCAAATATAGTTTGTTCACCTCTTGTcctgtttcttttttgtgctgAAGTTCCATTAATAGGCTGGATGTTATGCTCTACTGTAATGTAAACAACTGTATGTATACATGTTCGTTATAAATTAGTAATAAACATTTATGTCACTAATATTCTTCATGTCTAGTGCTAACCAAATTGGCTACCCTCATGAATAACGTTATCCTGGTGTTTTTCCAATTTCAGGGACTAATAGATGGAATTCATTCCGTCGTGAGTAAGAAGAGGGAAGAGGATAAGGATGAGTTGGACTCAGAACTGACAAGAACTGATATTATCAAGTGTATACAATCAGAAAGAGTCAGATTTAGGGGGGTTAATCTTTCTGGGATTGATCTTTCCAAGCTGGTATTTTTTGCATGTTTCTGTGTCCAATGAGAATCTTCTTCCAAGAATGTCAATTTGTTCAGCTAATTTGAGGATTTACTCTTTAACTGTATGCAGGACCTGTCACTTGTAGATTTCAGCTATGCATGTCTCAAAAATGTGTTCTTTTCGCGAGCTAATTTGCAATGTGCAAAATTCCGGGTAGGTATAGTTCGTCATAAACGCGAAGcattcatttcttctttaagAATGGCTCTCTCTCGATGCTTTGCTATGGCATCTGCCAAACTTTACATCTTAATGTTCAAATTCAACAATATGGTGAGTTCATTGGAAATTAATCCATTATGTCATGTCTCTTACAGGTTGAATTTCGTCTAGATCACTTATACAAATATGTCAAGCTTTCTATCTGACAATTGCgtggtttccttttctttaacaATAATCTTTTGTTGCCCATGAATTTAATCCAGGATGTGGATGCTGAAGGATCCATATTCCACAATGCTACCTTGCGTGAGTAAGACACTAAAAGGTGTTTTCCAACCTCTGGATTATTTATAATCTTAATTTTTCCTTAGATATTTAGTTGTTGCCTAGGGAAGATGTGAATTTACTGGAGCCAATCTTCGGGGGGCTTTATTAGCCGGTGCAAATCTTCAGAGTGCTAATCTACAAGGCAAATTTCCTTCCATTGCACTTACTACATGGCCATATTTGGACTTTGGTTCATCTTGCAATGATTAAAATGTCATTTGCGACTTATTTCATGGTGTTTACTTGTCTTAGTTGTGTGTTTCATTGTATACCTCTAAAAATGTTATGGTATCTTTTGTGTGGATATTCTGGTAAATTCTTTTCTCACTACATCTTCGGTATCTTACCACATTGATTTATTATTTCCAACATATCTAAATTCTGTCTCAAATGAATCAGACTGAGATTCTCATAGATGAGAAACGCTTTCTGCATTTTAGACGCATGAGGCTAAATACAGCTCTCTGTAGCCTCCTGTCCTATGCAACTAATTATATGCCAGTTCTGTGTTGTTGATTCTAACTGTTCTTCAGTTTcttcacagaaaaaaaaaaatgatgtcttAGTTGAACATTTATTAGTGTTGAGCACTGTCAATTTATTCGGTTGGCGTCTTTATGCAATTCTTAATACCTCTCAGCAAAAAGAAAGCACATTATTTTACGAACTTTATTTGCACGGGTTAAGTTATAGTTTTTCACAACTACTATAGTTAAAGTGGAGTCAATGGACTCTGATTTGAGTCTCTATGATCAAAGTGCCATAGTGAATATGAGATTATCTTTTGGGGATAGTGATATTTTGAATGAAGGGATGCTAGTTCTCTTATTGTTCTCAACTCCATTGATGCATATGAAGCCGCATTACTGTTGATATTTAGTGAGGCTGAAGAGTATTGCCTTTATTTTAGCAGCAGTAGTCTTTCTAATTACTTAAAATCAATTGTAGCAGGTGCTGATATTGTGATTaaagtgtatatatatattctcttgGCAGATGCTTGTCTGGTCGGTTGTAGCTTCTGTGGAGCAGACTTGCGATCTGCACATTTGCAGGTTTGTTGTCTGCTTACATCTTGCATGGGCAGCTCCTTTTAGTACTTTGGACTTTGTAATTGTATGCTATAACCTATGTTCTCTTTTGTCTAGTATCTGCCAGGAATTGATGGAATCACTTCCTATATGCTATTTGCACTTCTTCTGCCTATCACTGTTGCCTATGGGCATTGAAATCACTTTGTCGGTCACATGCATGTTAACTCGAAATCACTGGATTCTCTATCCGACAGCTTTTCAAGTCCTCAAATCATTCGCAATGAGCCTACTTATTATTTCGAGTCAGTTTTGTATGTTACTTTGCCGTCGTCTAATTGACATCACTGAGGACTGTACAGGTTGCACTGGTGTGTCAGCCAAGTTTCCGAGAAATTTTGATACTATGAGCGATGAACTGTTATATCTGGGAAACTTCAGATCTCAATGGGAAAGGGAAGAAGACCGATACTTTGGCTGCTTTTGGGAGAGCCTTTAGGGAAAACCTTTGTGGAAATGCAAAGGACTTTAGGTTAAAGGAGTTcttcaaaatgcaaatagtgtttggaaaatgtaattgaaaagtgcatGTGAAACAACTTTGACAAAATGTTGTTTGGAAAAAACTAAATTTGTGAAGGACTTTAGctgtatttgaaaaaaagaaaaagaaagttgaagcTCAGCAACCAGCACAGCTCAGCCGATGGCCTGAAGCCAGCAAGCCAGATCTGGCACGGGCGTTCAGATCTGACCTCGCTGCTGTCGTGCGTGGGTTTGTGGAATTTTGAAGATTTAGTAAGGgcaaagttggaaaaaaatcattagCATTCCGGAAATGCTCAAAGCCGAAGTTGGGTAGAACTCGCATTGGGCTAATGGACTTTGGAAATGTTGGCTTTGGCTCAAAGGCGTTTGAAATTTCTTGCAGAACACCTTACCTTTGTCAAAGGCCTTTAGAAGCCCAAAGCCCATTTCCAAATCcaaccaaacgcagccaaaGATCACCTGAATTGTTATACTTTTGTTGACGGTCTCTTGATGTAACTTAGCTGTGATATGTGAAGCTTATGCAACTATCGTGCTGTTAtcaatagcattttttttttaagaaggacGTTGAGATTCTTCAGTTTACTGTTTTCTGACTGTTGTGTTGTATAAAGGACTATTTATATTTACTAAATGCATGGTATTGCCATTAATCCATGCCTAAATGCGTGGTATTGCGATAATCCATGCCTAGAGAATTGATGCTTTACTTTATAAACAAACCTTCAGACTGCTGACTTAACCAATGCCAACTTAGAGGGAGCCAATTTGGAGGGTGCCAACTTAAAGGTGAATGTTCCTTCCATTGTGATTGAATTTCTTCAAGTGATGGTTACAACCTTGCAATTTAACAAGCCCCCCTGATTACTTCTATTTGTGTTGAAGTTTCTGATGAAAGATTGCTTTCGATCTTCAACAATCTGATCTGCTTAGAGTTTAGGCGTATCATAATGCTTCCATTGTACAGGACGAGCTCTTTCATAAAATGAAAGGCGCCTTGTCCGAtttatcaaacaaaataaatcaattgGAGGATATTTCTGGCTTACTTTGTCGAGCTTTTGTTCAGTCCTTGTCTTTCATGTTTTTCAGGGGGCTAAATTAAGCAATTCAAATTTAAGGGGTGCAAACCTGCAAAGAGCATACCTACGCCATGTAGATCTTCGAGAGACTGTGAGTAATAGTAGTTTTTCACTATGTGGTCATCCTTCCTCATGATTCTCAGATTGACATCAAATCCTTCATTCATGTTGTACCCATTAGAAAGAATTGAATGGAGTGTGCTGATCTTCTGTGACTCTGCTGTTGTCTTTTTTAGGGAAGTGCATATTGTGTATGGTGCATTGCATTCCTGCTATATGAATACTTCTTTAAGGACTCTGGAATGTAGATTCCCATTGGGCACCTCATTTGTAGTCTGAAGGATAATTTGCTTGTATGCAATTTGAGTGGCATACACT is a genomic window containing:
- the LOC115731143 gene encoding FH protein interacting protein FIP2, with translation MLRAVSIQPADSSSIVRLSIGGKKFSTTVGTLTQREPDSMLAAMFSGRHVMCQDPDKGDVFVDRDGKHFRHILNWLRDGVIPTLSDSDYSELLREAEYYQLLGLIDGIHSVVSKKREEDKDELDSELTRTDIIKCIQSERVRFRGVNLSGIDLSKLDLSLVDFSYACLKNVFFSRANLQCAKFRDVDAEGSIFHNATLRECEFTGANLRGALLAGANLQSANLQDACLVGCSFCGADLRSAHLQTADLTNANLEGANLEGANLKGAKLSNSNLRGANLQRAYLRHVDLRETHLEGAKLDGANLLGAFR